One segment of Macaca fascicularis isolate 582-1 chromosome 4, T2T-MFA8v1.1 DNA contains the following:
- the CEP57L1 gene encoding centrosomal protein CEP57L1 isoform X1, translated as MPLHSSLAQIMDSELMHSIVGSYHKPPERVFVPSFTQNEPSQNCHPANLEVTSSKILHSPNSQALILALKTLQEKIHHLELERTQAEDNLNILSREAAQYKKALENETNERNLAHQELIKQKKDISIQLSSAQSRCTLLEKQLEYTKRMVLNVEREKNMILEQQAQLQREKEQDQIKLYAKLEKLDVLEKECFRLTTTQKTAEDKIKHLEEKLKEEEHQRKLFQDKASELQTGLEISKIIMSSVSNLKHFKEKKTSSKKTKCIKRGPPWQICSKFGALPFVAEKSTSANCSVNASMQNLLQRRQHRGPHILQKPFNVAETRCLPRPSRTTSWCKAIPRDSEKSISICDNLSELLMAMQDELDQMSMEHQELLKQMKETESHSVCDNIECELECLVKKMEIKGEQISKLKKHQDSVRKLQQKVQNSKMSEASGIQQEDSNPKGSKNIKNSPRKCLTDTKLFQKNSSFHPIRVHNLQMKLRRDDIMWEQ; from the exons ATAATGGATTCTGAGTTAATGCATAGTATAGTGGGAAGCTATCATAAACCTCCAGAAAGAGTATTTGTTCCCTCATTCACCCAGAATGAACCATCTCAGAATTGCCATCCTGCGAACTTAGAGGTTACCTCTTCTAAGATACTTCatagcccaaatagccaag CTCTTATTTTAGCCTTAAAAACTCTTCAGGAAAAAATTCATCATTTAGAGCTGGAGAGAACACAGGCTGAAGATAACCTGAACATTCTTTCCAGAGAAGCAGCGCAGTATAAGAAGGCCTTAGAGAATGAAACAAATGAGAGAAATCTGGCACACCAGGAGCTGATAAAGCAGAAAAAAG atATAAGTATACAGTTAAGCTCAGCCCAGTCTCGTTGTACTCTTCTAGAGAAGCAACTAGAATATACAAAGAGAATGGTTCTCAATGTAGAGCGAGAAAAGAACATGATCCTAGAACAACAG GCCCAGCTTCAGagggaaaaagaacaagatcagaTTAAGCTGTATGCAAAACTTGAAAAGCTTGATGTCTTAGAAAAAGAGTGTTTTAGACTTACAACAACTCAGAAAACTGCTGAG GACAAGAttaaacatttagaagaaaaactgAAGGAAGAAGAACATCAACGTAAGCTGTTTCAAGACAAAGCTTCTGAG CTTCAAACTGGACTTGAAATCAGTAAAATTATAATGTCTTCAGTTTCAAATCTAAAGCACTTCAAGGAAAAGAAGACATCTTCAAAG AAAACTAAATGTATAAAGAGAGGACCACCTTGGCAAATTTGTTCAAAGTTTGGAGCACTGCCTTTTGTGGCTGAAAAG TCCACCAGTGCAAACTGTTCTGTGAATGCAAGTATGCAAAACCTTTTGCAGAGGAGGCAACATCGTGGCCCACATATCCTTCAGAAACCTTTTAACGTGGCTGAGACTAGATGTCTCCCCAGGCCTTCTAGAACAACTTCCTGGTGTAAGGCTATTCCTCGTGACTCAGAAAAGTCCATTTCCATTTGTGACAATTTATCTGAACTTTTGATGGCAATGCAAGATGAGCTGGACCAAATGAGCAt GGAGCACCAAGAACTACTGAAACAAATGAAGGAAACTGAAAGCCATTCAGTCTGTGACAACATAGAATGTGAACTAGAGTGTTTAgtcaagaaaatggaaattaaaggaGAACAAATCTCCAAACTGAAGAAGCATCAAGACAGT gtCCGTAAACTGCAGCAAAAAGTTCAAAACTCAAAGATGAGTGAAGCTTCAGGTATTCAGCAAGAAGACAGCAACCCTAAAGGatcaaagaacataaaaaataGCCCCAGAAAATGTTTGACTGACACTaaactttttcagaaaaacagcAGCTTTCATCCAATAAGAGTTCATAATCTTCAAATGAAATTGAGAAGAGATGATATCATGTGGGAACAGTAA
- the CEP57L1 gene encoding centrosomal protein CEP57L1 isoform X3 has product MDSELMHSIVGSYHKPPERVFVPSFTQNEPSQNCHPANLEVTSSKILHSPNSQALILALKTLQEKIHHLELERTQAEDNLNILSREAAQYKKALENETNERNLAHQELIKQKKDISIQLSSAQSRCTLLEKQLEYTKRMVLNVEREKNMILEQQAQLQREKEQDQIKLYAKLEKLDVLEKECFRLTTTQKTAEDKIKHLEEKLKEEEHQRKLFQDKASELQTGLEISKIIMSSVSNLKHFKEKKTSSKKTKCIKRGPPWQICSKFGALPFVAEKSTSANCSVNASMQNLLQRRQHRGPHILQKPFNVAETRCLPRPSRTTSWCKAIPRDSEKSISICDNLSELLMAMQDELDQMSMEHQELLKQMKETESHSVCDNIECELECLVKKMEIKGEQISKLKKHQDSVRKLQQKVQNSKMSEASGIQQEDSNPKGSKNIKNSPRKCLTDTKLFQKNSSFHPIRVHNLQMKLRRDDIMWEQ; this is encoded by the exons ATGGATTCTGAGTTAATGCATAGTATAGTGGGAAGCTATCATAAACCTCCAGAAAGAGTATTTGTTCCCTCATTCACCCAGAATGAACCATCTCAGAATTGCCATCCTGCGAACTTAGAGGTTACCTCTTCTAAGATACTTCatagcccaaatagccaag CTCTTATTTTAGCCTTAAAAACTCTTCAGGAAAAAATTCATCATTTAGAGCTGGAGAGAACACAGGCTGAAGATAACCTGAACATTCTTTCCAGAGAAGCAGCGCAGTATAAGAAGGCCTTAGAGAATGAAACAAATGAGAGAAATCTGGCACACCAGGAGCTGATAAAGCAGAAAAAAG atATAAGTATACAGTTAAGCTCAGCCCAGTCTCGTTGTACTCTTCTAGAGAAGCAACTAGAATATACAAAGAGAATGGTTCTCAATGTAGAGCGAGAAAAGAACATGATCCTAGAACAACAG GCCCAGCTTCAGagggaaaaagaacaagatcagaTTAAGCTGTATGCAAAACTTGAAAAGCTTGATGTCTTAGAAAAAGAGTGTTTTAGACTTACAACAACTCAGAAAACTGCTGAG GACAAGAttaaacatttagaagaaaaactgAAGGAAGAAGAACATCAACGTAAGCTGTTTCAAGACAAAGCTTCTGAG CTTCAAACTGGACTTGAAATCAGTAAAATTATAATGTCTTCAGTTTCAAATCTAAAGCACTTCAAGGAAAAGAAGACATCTTCAAAG AAAACTAAATGTATAAAGAGAGGACCACCTTGGCAAATTTGTTCAAAGTTTGGAGCACTGCCTTTTGTGGCTGAAAAG TCCACCAGTGCAAACTGTTCTGTGAATGCAAGTATGCAAAACCTTTTGCAGAGGAGGCAACATCGTGGCCCACATATCCTTCAGAAACCTTTTAACGTGGCTGAGACTAGATGTCTCCCCAGGCCTTCTAGAACAACTTCCTGGTGTAAGGCTATTCCTCGTGACTCAGAAAAGTCCATTTCCATTTGTGACAATTTATCTGAACTTTTGATGGCAATGCAAGATGAGCTGGACCAAATGAGCAt GGAGCACCAAGAACTACTGAAACAAATGAAGGAAACTGAAAGCCATTCAGTCTGTGACAACATAGAATGTGAACTAGAGTGTTTAgtcaagaaaatggaaattaaaggaGAACAAATCTCCAAACTGAAGAAGCATCAAGACAGT gtCCGTAAACTGCAGCAAAAAGTTCAAAACTCAAAGATGAGTGAAGCTTCAGGTATTCAGCAAGAAGACAGCAACCCTAAAGGatcaaagaacataaaaaataGCCCCAGAAAATGTTTGACTGACACTaaactttttcagaaaaacagcAGCTTTCATCCAATAAGAGTTCATAATCTTCAAATGAAATTGAGAAGAGATGATATCATGTGGGAACAGTAA
- the CEP57L1 gene encoding centrosomal protein CEP57L1 isoform X11, protein MDSELMHSIVGSYHKPPERVFVPSFTQNEPSQNCHPANLEVTSSKILHSPNSQALILALKTLQEKIHHLELERTQAEDNLNILSREAAQYKKALENETNERNLAHQELIKQKKDISIQLSSAQSRCTLLEKQLEYTKRMVLNVEREKNMILEQQAQLQREKEQDQIKLYAKLEKLDVLEKECFRLTTTQKTAEDKIKHLEEKLKEEEHQRKLFQDKASEKTKCIKRGPPWQICSKFGALPFVAEKRRQHRGPHILQKPFNVAETRCLPRPSRTTSWCKAIPRDSEKSISICDNLSELLMAMQDELDQMSMEHQELLKQMKETESHSVCDNIECELECLVKKMEIKGEQISKLKKHQDSVRKLQQKVQNSKMSEASGIQQEDSNPKGSKNIKNSPRKCLTDTKLFQKNSSFHPIRVHNLQMKLRRDDIMWEQ, encoded by the exons ATGGATTCTGAGTTAATGCATAGTATAGTGGGAAGCTATCATAAACCTCCAGAAAGAGTATTTGTTCCCTCATTCACCCAGAATGAACCATCTCAGAATTGCCATCCTGCGAACTTAGAGGTTACCTCTTCTAAGATACTTCatagcccaaatagccaag CTCTTATTTTAGCCTTAAAAACTCTTCAGGAAAAAATTCATCATTTAGAGCTGGAGAGAACACAGGCTGAAGATAACCTGAACATTCTTTCCAGAGAAGCAGCGCAGTATAAGAAGGCCTTAGAGAATGAAACAAATGAGAGAAATCTGGCACACCAGGAGCTGATAAAGCAGAAAAAAG atATAAGTATACAGTTAAGCTCAGCCCAGTCTCGTTGTACTCTTCTAGAGAAGCAACTAGAATATACAAAGAGAATGGTTCTCAATGTAGAGCGAGAAAAGAACATGATCCTAGAACAACAG GCCCAGCTTCAGagggaaaaagaacaagatcagaTTAAGCTGTATGCAAAACTTGAAAAGCTTGATGTCTTAGAAAAAGAGTGTTTTAGACTTACAACAACTCAGAAAACTGCTGAG GACAAGAttaaacatttagaagaaaaactgAAGGAAGAAGAACATCAACGTAAGCTGTTTCAAGACAAAGCTTCTGAG AAAACTAAATGTATAAAGAGAGGACCACCTTGGCAAATTTGTTCAAAGTTTGGAGCACTGCCTTTTGTGGCTGAAAAG AGGAGGCAACATCGTGGCCCACATATCCTTCAGAAACCTTTTAACGTGGCTGAGACTAGATGTCTCCCCAGGCCTTCTAGAACAACTTCCTGGTGTAAGGCTATTCCTCGTGACTCAGAAAAGTCCATTTCCATTTGTGACAATTTATCTGAACTTTTGATGGCAATGCAAGATGAGCTGGACCAAATGAGCAt GGAGCACCAAGAACTACTGAAACAAATGAAGGAAACTGAAAGCCATTCAGTCTGTGACAACATAGAATGTGAACTAGAGTGTTTAgtcaagaaaatggaaattaaaggaGAACAAATCTCCAAACTGAAGAAGCATCAAGACAGT gtCCGTAAACTGCAGCAAAAAGTTCAAAACTCAAAGATGAGTGAAGCTTCAGGTATTCAGCAAGAAGACAGCAACCCTAAAGGatcaaagaacataaaaaataGCCCCAGAAAATGTTTGACTGACACTaaactttttcagaaaaacagcAGCTTTCATCCAATAAGAGTTCATAATCTTCAAATGAAATTGAGAAGAGATGATATCATGTGGGAACAGTAA
- the CEP57L1 gene encoding centrosomal protein CEP57L1 isoform X5: MDSELMHSIVGSYHKPPERVFVPSFTQNEPSQNCHPANLEVTSSKILHSPNSQALILALKTLQEKIHHLELERTQAEDNLNILSREAAQYKKALENETNERNLAHQELIKQKKDISIQLSSAQSRCTLLEKQLEYTKRMVLNVEREKNMILEQQAQLQREKEQDQIKLYAKLEKLDVLEKECFRLTTTQKTAEDKIKHLEEKLKEEEHQRKLFQDKASELQTGLEISKIIMSSVSNLKHFKEKKTSSKKTKCIKRGPPWQICSKFGALPFVAEKRRQHRGPHILQKPFNVAETRCLPRPSRTTSWCKAIPRDSEKSISICDNLSELLMAMQDELDQMSMEHQELLKQMKETESHSVCDNIECELECLVKKMEIKGEQISKLKKHQDSVRKLQQKVQNSKMSEASGIQQEDSNPKGSKNIKNSPRKCLTDTKLFQKNSSFHPIRVHNLQMKLRRDDIMWEQ; the protein is encoded by the exons ATGGATTCTGAGTTAATGCATAGTATAGTGGGAAGCTATCATAAACCTCCAGAAAGAGTATTTGTTCCCTCATTCACCCAGAATGAACCATCTCAGAATTGCCATCCTGCGAACTTAGAGGTTACCTCTTCTAAGATACTTCatagcccaaatagccaag CTCTTATTTTAGCCTTAAAAACTCTTCAGGAAAAAATTCATCATTTAGAGCTGGAGAGAACACAGGCTGAAGATAACCTGAACATTCTTTCCAGAGAAGCAGCGCAGTATAAGAAGGCCTTAGAGAATGAAACAAATGAGAGAAATCTGGCACACCAGGAGCTGATAAAGCAGAAAAAAG atATAAGTATACAGTTAAGCTCAGCCCAGTCTCGTTGTACTCTTCTAGAGAAGCAACTAGAATATACAAAGAGAATGGTTCTCAATGTAGAGCGAGAAAAGAACATGATCCTAGAACAACAG GCCCAGCTTCAGagggaaaaagaacaagatcagaTTAAGCTGTATGCAAAACTTGAAAAGCTTGATGTCTTAGAAAAAGAGTGTTTTAGACTTACAACAACTCAGAAAACTGCTGAG GACAAGAttaaacatttagaagaaaaactgAAGGAAGAAGAACATCAACGTAAGCTGTTTCAAGACAAAGCTTCTGAG CTTCAAACTGGACTTGAAATCAGTAAAATTATAATGTCTTCAGTTTCAAATCTAAAGCACTTCAAGGAAAAGAAGACATCTTCAAAG AAAACTAAATGTATAAAGAGAGGACCACCTTGGCAAATTTGTTCAAAGTTTGGAGCACTGCCTTTTGTGGCTGAAAAG AGGAGGCAACATCGTGGCCCACATATCCTTCAGAAACCTTTTAACGTGGCTGAGACTAGATGTCTCCCCAGGCCTTCTAGAACAACTTCCTGGTGTAAGGCTATTCCTCGTGACTCAGAAAAGTCCATTTCCATTTGTGACAATTTATCTGAACTTTTGATGGCAATGCAAGATGAGCTGGACCAAATGAGCAt GGAGCACCAAGAACTACTGAAACAAATGAAGGAAACTGAAAGCCATTCAGTCTGTGACAACATAGAATGTGAACTAGAGTGTTTAgtcaagaaaatggaaattaaaggaGAACAAATCTCCAAACTGAAGAAGCATCAAGACAGT gtCCGTAAACTGCAGCAAAAAGTTCAAAACTCAAAGATGAGTGAAGCTTCAGGTATTCAGCAAGAAGACAGCAACCCTAAAGGatcaaagaacataaaaaataGCCCCAGAAAATGTTTGACTGACACTaaactttttcagaaaaacagcAGCTTTCATCCAATAAGAGTTCATAATCTTCAAATGAAATTGAGAAGAGATGATATCATGTGGGAACAGTAA
- the CEP57L1 gene encoding centrosomal protein CEP57L1 isoform X8, translating into MDSELMHSIVGSYHKPPERVFVPSFTQNEPSQNCHPANLEVTSSKILHSPNSQALILALKTLQEKIHHLELERTQAEDNLNILSREAAQYKKALENETNERNLAHQELIKQKKDISIQLSSAQSRCTLLEKQLEYTKRMVLNVEREKNMILEQQAQLQREKEQDQIKLYAKLEKLDVLEKECFRLTTTQKTAEDKIKHLEEKLKEEEHQRKLFQDKASEKTKCIKRGPPWQICSKFGALPFVAEKSTSANCSVNASMQNLLQRRQHRGPHILQKPFNVAETRCLPRPSRTTSWCKAIPRDSEKSISICDNLSELLMAMQDELDQMSMEHQELLKQMKETESHSVCDNIECELECLVKKMEIKGEQISKLKKHQDSVRKLQQKVQNSKMSEASGIQQEDSNPKGSKNIKNSPRKCLTDTKLFQKNSSFHPIRVHNLQMKLRRDDIMWEQ; encoded by the exons ATGGATTCTGAGTTAATGCATAGTATAGTGGGAAGCTATCATAAACCTCCAGAAAGAGTATTTGTTCCCTCATTCACCCAGAATGAACCATCTCAGAATTGCCATCCTGCGAACTTAGAGGTTACCTCTTCTAAGATACTTCatagcccaaatagccaag CTCTTATTTTAGCCTTAAAAACTCTTCAGGAAAAAATTCATCATTTAGAGCTGGAGAGAACACAGGCTGAAGATAACCTGAACATTCTTTCCAGAGAAGCAGCGCAGTATAAGAAGGCCTTAGAGAATGAAACAAATGAGAGAAATCTGGCACACCAGGAGCTGATAAAGCAGAAAAAAG atATAAGTATACAGTTAAGCTCAGCCCAGTCTCGTTGTACTCTTCTAGAGAAGCAACTAGAATATACAAAGAGAATGGTTCTCAATGTAGAGCGAGAAAAGAACATGATCCTAGAACAACAG GCCCAGCTTCAGagggaaaaagaacaagatcagaTTAAGCTGTATGCAAAACTTGAAAAGCTTGATGTCTTAGAAAAAGAGTGTTTTAGACTTACAACAACTCAGAAAACTGCTGAG GACAAGAttaaacatttagaagaaaaactgAAGGAAGAAGAACATCAACGTAAGCTGTTTCAAGACAAAGCTTCTGAG AAAACTAAATGTATAAAGAGAGGACCACCTTGGCAAATTTGTTCAAAGTTTGGAGCACTGCCTTTTGTGGCTGAAAAG TCCACCAGTGCAAACTGTTCTGTGAATGCAAGTATGCAAAACCTTTTGCAGAGGAGGCAACATCGTGGCCCACATATCCTTCAGAAACCTTTTAACGTGGCTGAGACTAGATGTCTCCCCAGGCCTTCTAGAACAACTTCCTGGTGTAAGGCTATTCCTCGTGACTCAGAAAAGTCCATTTCCATTTGTGACAATTTATCTGAACTTTTGATGGCAATGCAAGATGAGCTGGACCAAATGAGCAt GGAGCACCAAGAACTACTGAAACAAATGAAGGAAACTGAAAGCCATTCAGTCTGTGACAACATAGAATGTGAACTAGAGTGTTTAgtcaagaaaatggaaattaaaggaGAACAAATCTCCAAACTGAAGAAGCATCAAGACAGT gtCCGTAAACTGCAGCAAAAAGTTCAAAACTCAAAGATGAGTGAAGCTTCAGGTATTCAGCAAGAAGACAGCAACCCTAAAGGatcaaagaacataaaaaataGCCCCAGAAAATGTTTGACTGACACTaaactttttcagaaaaacagcAGCTTTCATCCAATAAGAGTTCATAATCTTCAAATGAAATTGAGAAGAGATGATATCATGTGGGAACAGTAA
- the CEP57L1 gene encoding centrosomal protein CEP57L1 isoform X13, with amino-acid sequence MVLNVEREKNMILEQQAQLQREKEQDQIKLYAKLEKLDVLEKECFRLTTTQKTAEDKIKHLEEKLKEEEHQRKLFQDKASELQTGLEISKIIMSSVSNLKHFKEKKTSSKKTKCIKRGPPWQICSKFGALPFVAEKSTSANCSVNASMQNLLQRRQHRGPHILQKPFNVAETRCLPRPSRTTSWCKAIPRDSEKSISICDNLSELLMAMQDELDQMSMEHQELLKQMKETESHSVCDNIECELECLVKKMEIKGEQISKLKKHQDSVRKLQQKVQNSKMSEASGIQQEDSNPKGSKNIKNSPRKCLTDTKLFQKNSSFHPIRVHNLQMKLRRDDIMWEQ; translated from the exons ATGGTTCTCAATGTAGAGCGAGAAAAGAACATGATCCTAGAACAACAG GCCCAGCTTCAGagggaaaaagaacaagatcagaTTAAGCTGTATGCAAAACTTGAAAAGCTTGATGTCTTAGAAAAAGAGTGTTTTAGACTTACAACAACTCAGAAAACTGCTGAG GACAAGAttaaacatttagaagaaaaactgAAGGAAGAAGAACATCAACGTAAGCTGTTTCAAGACAAAGCTTCTGAG CTTCAAACTGGACTTGAAATCAGTAAAATTATAATGTCTTCAGTTTCAAATCTAAAGCACTTCAAGGAAAAGAAGACATCTTCAAAG AAAACTAAATGTATAAAGAGAGGACCACCTTGGCAAATTTGTTCAAAGTTTGGAGCACTGCCTTTTGTGGCTGAAAAG TCCACCAGTGCAAACTGTTCTGTGAATGCAAGTATGCAAAACCTTTTGCAGAGGAGGCAACATCGTGGCCCACATATCCTTCAGAAACCTTTTAACGTGGCTGAGACTAGATGTCTCCCCAGGCCTTCTAGAACAACTTCCTGGTGTAAGGCTATTCCTCGTGACTCAGAAAAGTCCATTTCCATTTGTGACAATTTATCTGAACTTTTGATGGCAATGCAAGATGAGCTGGACCAAATGAGCAt GGAGCACCAAGAACTACTGAAACAAATGAAGGAAACTGAAAGCCATTCAGTCTGTGACAACATAGAATGTGAACTAGAGTGTTTAgtcaagaaaatggaaattaaaggaGAACAAATCTCCAAACTGAAGAAGCATCAAGACAGT gtCCGTAAACTGCAGCAAAAAGTTCAAAACTCAAAGATGAGTGAAGCTTCAGGTATTCAGCAAGAAGACAGCAACCCTAAAGGatcaaagaacataaaaaataGCCCCAGAAAATGTTTGACTGACACTaaactttttcagaaaaacagcAGCTTTCATCCAATAAGAGTTCATAATCTTCAAATGAAATTGAGAAGAGATGATATCATGTGGGAACAGTAA
- the CEP57L1 gene encoding centrosomal protein CEP57L1 isoform X15, whose protein sequence is MVLNVEREKNMILEQQAQLQREKEQDQIKLYAKLEKLDVLEKECFRLTTTQKTAEDKIKHLEEKLKEEEHQRKLFQDKASEKTKCIKRGPPWQICSKFGALPFVAEKRRQHRGPHILQKPFNVAETRCLPRPSRTTSWCKAIPRDSEKSISICDNLSELLMAMQDELDQMSMEHQELLKQMKETESHSVCDNIECELECLVKKMEIKGEQISKLKKHQDSVRKLQQKVQNSKMSEASGIQQEDSNPKGSKNIKNSPRKCLTDTKLFQKNSSFHPIRVHNLQMKLRRDDIMWEQ, encoded by the exons ATGGTTCTCAATGTAGAGCGAGAAAAGAACATGATCCTAGAACAACAG GCCCAGCTTCAGagggaaaaagaacaagatcagaTTAAGCTGTATGCAAAACTTGAAAAGCTTGATGTCTTAGAAAAAGAGTGTTTTAGACTTACAACAACTCAGAAAACTGCTGAG GACAAGAttaaacatttagaagaaaaactgAAGGAAGAAGAACATCAACGTAAGCTGTTTCAAGACAAAGCTTCTGAG AAAACTAAATGTATAAAGAGAGGACCACCTTGGCAAATTTGTTCAAAGTTTGGAGCACTGCCTTTTGTGGCTGAAAAG AGGAGGCAACATCGTGGCCCACATATCCTTCAGAAACCTTTTAACGTGGCTGAGACTAGATGTCTCCCCAGGCCTTCTAGAACAACTTCCTGGTGTAAGGCTATTCCTCGTGACTCAGAAAAGTCCATTTCCATTTGTGACAATTTATCTGAACTTTTGATGGCAATGCAAGATGAGCTGGACCAAATGAGCAt GGAGCACCAAGAACTACTGAAACAAATGAAGGAAACTGAAAGCCATTCAGTCTGTGACAACATAGAATGTGAACTAGAGTGTTTAgtcaagaaaatggaaattaaaggaGAACAAATCTCCAAACTGAAGAAGCATCAAGACAGT gtCCGTAAACTGCAGCAAAAAGTTCAAAACTCAAAGATGAGTGAAGCTTCAGGTATTCAGCAAGAAGACAGCAACCCTAAAGGatcaaagaacataaaaaataGCCCCAGAAAATGTTTGACTGACACTaaactttttcagaaaaacagcAGCTTTCATCCAATAAGAGTTCATAATCTTCAAATGAAATTGAGAAGAGATGATATCATGTGGGAACAGTAA
- the CEP57L1 gene encoding centrosomal protein CEP57L1 isoform X14 encodes MVLNVEREKNMILEQQAQLQREKEQDQIKLYAKLEKLDVLEKECFRLTTTQKTAEDKIKHLEEKLKEEEHQRKLFQDKASEKTKCIKRGPPWQICSKFGALPFVAEKSTSANCSVNASMQNLLQRRQHRGPHILQKPFNVAETRCLPRPSRTTSWCKAIPRDSEKSISICDNLSELLMAMQDELDQMSMEHQELLKQMKETESHSVCDNIECELECLVKKMEIKGEQISKLKKHQDSVRKLQQKVQNSKMSEASGIQQEDSNPKGSKNIKNSPRKCLTDTKLFQKNSSFHPIRVHNLQMKLRRDDIMWEQ; translated from the exons ATGGTTCTCAATGTAGAGCGAGAAAAGAACATGATCCTAGAACAACAG GCCCAGCTTCAGagggaaaaagaacaagatcagaTTAAGCTGTATGCAAAACTTGAAAAGCTTGATGTCTTAGAAAAAGAGTGTTTTAGACTTACAACAACTCAGAAAACTGCTGAG GACAAGAttaaacatttagaagaaaaactgAAGGAAGAAGAACATCAACGTAAGCTGTTTCAAGACAAAGCTTCTGAG AAAACTAAATGTATAAAGAGAGGACCACCTTGGCAAATTTGTTCAAAGTTTGGAGCACTGCCTTTTGTGGCTGAAAAG TCCACCAGTGCAAACTGTTCTGTGAATGCAAGTATGCAAAACCTTTTGCAGAGGAGGCAACATCGTGGCCCACATATCCTTCAGAAACCTTTTAACGTGGCTGAGACTAGATGTCTCCCCAGGCCTTCTAGAACAACTTCCTGGTGTAAGGCTATTCCTCGTGACTCAGAAAAGTCCATTTCCATTTGTGACAATTTATCTGAACTTTTGATGGCAATGCAAGATGAGCTGGACCAAATGAGCAt GGAGCACCAAGAACTACTGAAACAAATGAAGGAAACTGAAAGCCATTCAGTCTGTGACAACATAGAATGTGAACTAGAGTGTTTAgtcaagaaaatggaaattaaaggaGAACAAATCTCCAAACTGAAGAAGCATCAAGACAGT gtCCGTAAACTGCAGCAAAAAGTTCAAAACTCAAAGATGAGTGAAGCTTCAGGTATTCAGCAAGAAGACAGCAACCCTAAAGGatcaaagaacataaaaaataGCCCCAGAAAATGTTTGACTGACACTaaactttttcagaaaaacagcAGCTTTCATCCAATAAGAGTTCATAATCTTCAAATGAAATTGAGAAGAGATGATATCATGTGGGAACAGTAA
- the CEP57L1 gene encoding centrosomal protein CEP57L1 isoform X17, producing the protein MSSVSNLKHFKEKKTSSKKTKCIKRGPPWQICSKFGALPFVAEKSTSANCSVNASMQNLLQRRQHRGPHILQKPFNVAETRCLPRPSRTTSWCKAIPRDSEKSISICDNLSELLMAMQDELDQMSMEHQELLKQMKETESHSVCDNIECELECLVKKMEIKGEQISKLKKHQDSVRKLQQKVQNSKMSEASGIQQEDSNPKGSKNIKNSPRKCLTDTKLFQKNSSFHPIRVHNLQMKLRRDDIMWEQ; encoded by the exons ATGTCTTCAGTTTCAAATCTAAAGCACTTCAAGGAAAAGAAGACATCTTCAAAG AAAACTAAATGTATAAAGAGAGGACCACCTTGGCAAATTTGTTCAAAGTTTGGAGCACTGCCTTTTGTGGCTGAAAAG TCCACCAGTGCAAACTGTTCTGTGAATGCAAGTATGCAAAACCTTTTGCAGAGGAGGCAACATCGTGGCCCACATATCCTTCAGAAACCTTTTAACGTGGCTGAGACTAGATGTCTCCCCAGGCCTTCTAGAACAACTTCCTGGTGTAAGGCTATTCCTCGTGACTCAGAAAAGTCCATTTCCATTTGTGACAATTTATCTGAACTTTTGATGGCAATGCAAGATGAGCTGGACCAAATGAGCAt GGAGCACCAAGAACTACTGAAACAAATGAAGGAAACTGAAAGCCATTCAGTCTGTGACAACATAGAATGTGAACTAGAGTGTTTAgtcaagaaaatggaaattaaaggaGAACAAATCTCCAAACTGAAGAAGCATCAAGACAGT gtCCGTAAACTGCAGCAAAAAGTTCAAAACTCAAAGATGAGTGAAGCTTCAGGTATTCAGCAAGAAGACAGCAACCCTAAAGGatcaaagaacataaaaaataGCCCCAGAAAATGTTTGACTGACACTaaactttttcagaaaaacagcAGCTTTCATCCAATAAGAGTTCATAATCTTCAAATGAAATTGAGAAGAGATGATATCATGTGGGAACAGTAA